A DNA window from Helianthus annuus cultivar XRQ/B chromosome 15, HanXRQr2.0-SUNRISE, whole genome shotgun sequence contains the following coding sequences:
- the LOC110910455 gene encoding 60S ribosomal protein L23 — protein sequence MSKRGRGGSAGNKFRMSLGLPVAATVNCADNTGAKNLYIISVKGIKGRLNRLPSACVGDMVMATVKKGKPDLRKKVMPAVIVRQRKPWRRKDGVFMYFEDNAGVIVNPKGEMKGSAITGPIGKECADLWPRIASAANAIV from the exons ATGTCGAAGAGAG GTCGCGGAGGTTCCGCCGGAAACAAGTTCCGGATGTCGCTAGGTCTTCCGGTGGCGGCGACGGTGAATTGTGCGGATAATACAGGAGCGAAGAACCTGTACATCATCTCAGTGAAGGGGATCAAGGGACGGTTGAACCGTTTGCCGTCTGCTTGCGTTGGAGATATGGTTATGGCGACGGTTAAGAAGGGGAAACCGGATCTCAGAAAGAAGGTTATGCCGGCGGTTATTGTTCGTCAACGCAAGCCCTGGAGGCGAAAGGATGGTGTGTTTATGTACTTTGAAG ACAATGCTGGAGTTATTGTCAATCCTAAGGGAGAAATGAAAG GATCTGCAATTACTGGACCCATTGGAAAGGAGTGTGCTGATTTATGGCCAAGAATTGCTAGTGCTGCAAATGCAATAGTGTAG
- the LOC110910453 gene encoding histone-lysine N-methyltransferase SUVR4 isoform X1, translated as MAPNPRVAKAFRAMRDIGIPEEKTKPVLKNLLKLYEKNWELIEEENYRALADAIFDSEEAEIAEPKKNHDNDNAEAEAEEQKKKLEQAERLKAIEEETQIPEEPERPLKRLRLRHQDGSSSSANANGTPLKKPKLEIDDLPFAIPRSQSRAKNATAETVSVSPEPQARNKGKQPVITDTEPDETNVSGSDSGLRLRRLRDKGKEPVSSQTSSRELRSHSGRPSVGASYKGPKPKQTGGPLIKPKDEPIADDASPLPAPLSVIRPAESVTNGDSSTENLSTEANNSISNVLASLNETAAHELAAVPDEPTTKLDIASSSDGEIKISLTCNSTQNPNVSVTNVDMLLKRMEDRCLKSYKTLDPNFSVKKLMTCMCDSLLDTDPEPDSTPPIVNGSVGNEVEGACENGVHDTEPPLTVNGSVGNEVNDASENGFQDIEPQSQLTADGTRSLHDINDIAKGQESVIISLVNTVNTECPPAFHYISGNAVFQNAYVNFSLARIGDDNCCSACFGDCLTSATGCACALQSGGEYAYTKEGLAKAELIDECIKMNRDPQKHCLFYCKECPLERSKNEEIVEPCKGHSVRSFIKECWLKCGCNKQCGNRVVQRGIQRKLQVFMTPGGKGWGLRTLEDLPKGAFVCEYVGEVLTNAELYERVSKSSNKDEHAYPVLLDADWGAESELKDEEALCLDATYYGNVARFINHRCFDSTLVEIPVEIENPDHHYYHLAFFTTRKVKAFEELTWDYGIDFDDEEHPVKAFKCRCGSRFCRNMKRPYRARKRRYN; from the exons ATGGCTCCTAATCCAAGAGTCGCAAAGGCTTTTCGTGCTATGCGAGATATCGGCATCCCTGAAGAGAAAACAAAACCAGTGTTAAAGAATCTTTTAAAACTCTATGAAAAAAACTGGGAACTTATTGAAGAAGAAAATTATCGAGCACTTGCAGACGCTATTTTCGACAGCGAGGAGGCGGAGATAGCAGAACCGAAGAAAAATCATGATAATGATAACGCTGAAGCTGAAGCAGAAGAACAGAAAAAGAAACTTGAGCAAGCTGAAAGATTGAAGGCTATTGAAGAAGAAACACAAATTCCCGAAGAACCAGAACGTCCGTTAAAGCGGCTACGGTTAAGGCATCAAGATGGATCATCTTCCTCCGCCAATGCAAATGGAACACCACTGAAAAAGCCGAAACTAGAAATCGACGATCTACCTTTCGCTATACCCCGGTCTCAATCACGCGCTAAAAATGCAACAGCGGAAACTGTTTCAGTTTCACCTGAACCTCAAGCTAGAAACAAGGGGAAACAACCTGTTATAACCGACACTGAACCGGATGAGACGAATGTATCCGGGTCTGATTCGGGTTTACGTTTAAGGCGTCTGAGAGACAAAGGGAAAGAACCAGTATCATCTCAAACAAGTTCTCGAGAGTTGAGATCGCATTCCGGTAGGCCATCCGTTGGAGCGTCGTATAAAGGCCCAAAGCCCAAACAAACCGGTGGTCCGTTAATAAAGCCCAAAGACGAGCCCATTGCAGATGATGCGTCACCTCTTCCGGCACCTCTTTCAGTGATTAGGCCAG CAGAATCAGTGACAAATGGAGATTCTTCAACCGAAAACCTGTCCACAGAAGCTAACAACTCAATCAGCAATGTTCTAGCTTCATTAAATGAAACCGCTGCGCATGAACTTGCAGCGGTTCCAGATGAACCAACAACAAAACTAGATATCGCATCCTCATCCGATGGGGAAATCAAGATTTCGTTAACCTGCAACTCTACCCAAAACCCTAACGTATCCGTCACAAACGTGGATATGTTACTAAAACGAATGGAAGATCGGTGTCTTAAATCATACAAGACCCTTGACCCGAACTTTTCCGTGAAGAAACTTATGACATGTATGTGTGATTCCCTTTTGGATACCGATCCTGAACCTGATTCCACACCACCCATCGTTAATGGCTCAGTCGGTAATGAAGTTGAGGGTGCctgtgaaaatggggttcatgataCCGAGCCACCACTCACTGTCAATGGCTCGGTCGGTAACGAAGTAAACGATGCTAGTGAAAATGGGTTTCAGGATATCGAGCCACAAAGTCAGTTAACCGCCGATGGCACAAGGTCTCTTCATGATATTAACGATATAGCTAAAGGTCAAGAATCTGTGATTATATCGTTGGTGAATACAGTCAACACAGAGTGTCCTCCAGCATTCCATTACATTTCCGGAAACGCGGTCTTCCAAAACGCTTACGTTAACTTTTCACTTGCTCGAATCGGGGATGACAATTGTTGTTCCGCTTGTTTTGGTGATTGTCTGACATCAGCAACTGGTTGTGCTTGTGCGTTGCAATCTGGTGGCGAATATGCATACACGAAAGAGGGTCTTGCTAAAGCGGAGCTTATAGATGAGTGTATAAAAATGAATCGGGACCCACAAAAACATTGTTTGTTTTACTGCAAGGAATGTCCTCTAGAACGATCTAAAAATGAGGAAATTGTTGAGCCGTGTAAAGGTCATTCGGTTAGGAGTTTTATTAAGGAATGTTGGTTGAAGTGTGGCTGTAATAAACAGTGTGGCAATCGAGTAGTACAACGTGGTATTCAGCGTAAATTGCAG GTGTTTATGACCCCTGGAGGAAAAGGGTGGGGCTTGCGTACCCTTGAGGACTTGCCGAAAGGTGCATTTGTTTGTGAATATGTGGGAGAAGTGTTAACAAACGCGGAATTATATGAACGAGTTTCGAAAAGTTCAAACAAAGATGAGCATGCGTATCCAGTACTGCTTGATGCGGATTGGGGTGCAGAGAGTGAATTAAAAGATGAAGAAGCCCTTTGTTTGGATGCCACTTATTATGGAAATGTCGCTAGATTTATTAATCATAG GTGTTTTGACTCGACTTTGGTGGAGATTCCGGTGGAAATAGAGAATCCGGATCATCACTACTATCAT CTTGCCTTCTTTACTACAAGAAAGGTGAAAGCCTTCGAAGAGTTAACATGG GATTATGGTATTGATTTTGATGACGAAGAACACCCTGTGAAGGCATTTAAGTGTCGATGTGGTAGCAGGTTCTGCCGAAACATGAAACGCCCATACA GAGCTAGAAAAAGAAGATACAACTGA
- the LOC110910453 gene encoding histone-lysine N-methyltransferase SUVR4 isoform X2: MAPNPRVAKAFRAMRDIGIPEEKTKPVLKNLLKLYEKNWELIEEENYRALADAIFDSEEAEIAEPKKNHDNDNAEAEAEEQKKKLEQAERLKAIEEETQIPEEPERPLKRLRLRHQDGSSSSANANGTPLKKPKLEIDDLPFAIPRSQSRAKNATAETVSVSPEPQARNKGKQPVITDTEPDETNVSGSDSGLRLRRLRDKGKEPVSSQTSSRELRSHSGRPSVGASYKGPKPKQTGGPLIKPKDEPIADDASPLPAPLSVIRPESVTNGDSSTENLSTEANNSISNVLASLNETAAHELAAVPDEPTTKLDIASSSDGEIKISLTCNSTQNPNVSVTNVDMLLKRMEDRCLKSYKTLDPNFSVKKLMTCMCDSLLDTDPEPDSTPPIVNGSVGNEVEGACENGVHDTEPPLTVNGSVGNEVNDASENGFQDIEPQSQLTADGTRSLHDINDIAKGQESVIISLVNTVNTECPPAFHYISGNAVFQNAYVNFSLARIGDDNCCSACFGDCLTSATGCACALQSGGEYAYTKEGLAKAELIDECIKMNRDPQKHCLFYCKECPLERSKNEEIVEPCKGHSVRSFIKECWLKCGCNKQCGNRVVQRGIQRKLQVFMTPGGKGWGLRTLEDLPKGAFVCEYVGEVLTNAELYERVSKSSNKDEHAYPVLLDADWGAESELKDEEALCLDATYYGNVARFINHRCFDSTLVEIPVEIENPDHHYYHLAFFTTRKVKAFEELTWDYGIDFDDEEHPVKAFKCRCGSRFCRNMKRPYRARKRRYN, translated from the exons ATGGCTCCTAATCCAAGAGTCGCAAAGGCTTTTCGTGCTATGCGAGATATCGGCATCCCTGAAGAGAAAACAAAACCAGTGTTAAAGAATCTTTTAAAACTCTATGAAAAAAACTGGGAACTTATTGAAGAAGAAAATTATCGAGCACTTGCAGACGCTATTTTCGACAGCGAGGAGGCGGAGATAGCAGAACCGAAGAAAAATCATGATAATGATAACGCTGAAGCTGAAGCAGAAGAACAGAAAAAGAAACTTGAGCAAGCTGAAAGATTGAAGGCTATTGAAGAAGAAACACAAATTCCCGAAGAACCAGAACGTCCGTTAAAGCGGCTACGGTTAAGGCATCAAGATGGATCATCTTCCTCCGCCAATGCAAATGGAACACCACTGAAAAAGCCGAAACTAGAAATCGACGATCTACCTTTCGCTATACCCCGGTCTCAATCACGCGCTAAAAATGCAACAGCGGAAACTGTTTCAGTTTCACCTGAACCTCAAGCTAGAAACAAGGGGAAACAACCTGTTATAACCGACACTGAACCGGATGAGACGAATGTATCCGGGTCTGATTCGGGTTTACGTTTAAGGCGTCTGAGAGACAAAGGGAAAGAACCAGTATCATCTCAAACAAGTTCTCGAGAGTTGAGATCGCATTCCGGTAGGCCATCCGTTGGAGCGTCGTATAAAGGCCCAAAGCCCAAACAAACCGGTGGTCCGTTAATAAAGCCCAAAGACGAGCCCATTGCAGATGATGCGTCACCTCTTCCGGCACCTCTTTCAGTGATTAGGCCAG AATCAGTGACAAATGGAGATTCTTCAACCGAAAACCTGTCCACAGAAGCTAACAACTCAATCAGCAATGTTCTAGCTTCATTAAATGAAACCGCTGCGCATGAACTTGCAGCGGTTCCAGATGAACCAACAACAAAACTAGATATCGCATCCTCATCCGATGGGGAAATCAAGATTTCGTTAACCTGCAACTCTACCCAAAACCCTAACGTATCCGTCACAAACGTGGATATGTTACTAAAACGAATGGAAGATCGGTGTCTTAAATCATACAAGACCCTTGACCCGAACTTTTCCGTGAAGAAACTTATGACATGTATGTGTGATTCCCTTTTGGATACCGATCCTGAACCTGATTCCACACCACCCATCGTTAATGGCTCAGTCGGTAATGAAGTTGAGGGTGCctgtgaaaatggggttcatgataCCGAGCCACCACTCACTGTCAATGGCTCGGTCGGTAACGAAGTAAACGATGCTAGTGAAAATGGGTTTCAGGATATCGAGCCACAAAGTCAGTTAACCGCCGATGGCACAAGGTCTCTTCATGATATTAACGATATAGCTAAAGGTCAAGAATCTGTGATTATATCGTTGGTGAATACAGTCAACACAGAGTGTCCTCCAGCATTCCATTACATTTCCGGAAACGCGGTCTTCCAAAACGCTTACGTTAACTTTTCACTTGCTCGAATCGGGGATGACAATTGTTGTTCCGCTTGTTTTGGTGATTGTCTGACATCAGCAACTGGTTGTGCTTGTGCGTTGCAATCTGGTGGCGAATATGCATACACGAAAGAGGGTCTTGCTAAAGCGGAGCTTATAGATGAGTGTATAAAAATGAATCGGGACCCACAAAAACATTGTTTGTTTTACTGCAAGGAATGTCCTCTAGAACGATCTAAAAATGAGGAAATTGTTGAGCCGTGTAAAGGTCATTCGGTTAGGAGTTTTATTAAGGAATGTTGGTTGAAGTGTGGCTGTAATAAACAGTGTGGCAATCGAGTAGTACAACGTGGTATTCAGCGTAAATTGCAG GTGTTTATGACCCCTGGAGGAAAAGGGTGGGGCTTGCGTACCCTTGAGGACTTGCCGAAAGGTGCATTTGTTTGTGAATATGTGGGAGAAGTGTTAACAAACGCGGAATTATATGAACGAGTTTCGAAAAGTTCAAACAAAGATGAGCATGCGTATCCAGTACTGCTTGATGCGGATTGGGGTGCAGAGAGTGAATTAAAAGATGAAGAAGCCCTTTGTTTGGATGCCACTTATTATGGAAATGTCGCTAGATTTATTAATCATAG GTGTTTTGACTCGACTTTGGTGGAGATTCCGGTGGAAATAGAGAATCCGGATCATCACTACTATCAT CTTGCCTTCTTTACTACAAGAAAGGTGAAAGCCTTCGAAGAGTTAACATGG GATTATGGTATTGATTTTGATGACGAAGAACACCCTGTGAAGGCATTTAAGTGTCGATGTGGTAGCAGGTTCTGCCGAAACATGAAACGCCCATACA GAGCTAGAAAAAGAAGATACAACTGA
- the LOC110910452 gene encoding plasmodesmata-located protein 2 gives MIMGPSNPHIIFLIILSITSSTPSSLADLTDFIYKGCANQKFQDPSGISSQNLQSLYTTLISQSSTNNFHNATAGNDQLTTSITGLYQCRGDLSNSDCKNCVEKIPETIEKVCGGDRIAARVQLDGCYLRYEVIGFPVASATEFLYKQCGSGRASGSGFDSRLESALEEVEKGVGNGKGYYAGEYQSVDVLGQCEGGLGSADCEKCVKAAAEKGRSECGSSISGRVYLQQCYVSYKYNPNGVPGSGTGGGGGIQTGETETGGGGGQHNTQKTVALVIGGIAGLFLGIAFLLVLRSAFRKKEEKHSSFEGYH, from the exons ATGATAATGGGTCCATCAAACCCACACATAATATTCCTAATAATTCTCTCAATCACATCATCAACTCCTTCTTCATTAGCAGACCTCACAGACTTCATATACAAAGGTTGTGCCAATCAAAAGTTCCAAGACCCATCAGGAATCTCATCACAAAACCTCCAATCTCTATACACAACTCTAATATCCCAATCCTCCACAAATAACTTCCACAACGCCACCGCGGGTAACGACCAGTTAACCACCTCCATAACCGGTCTTTACCAGTGCCGCGGAGACTTATCCAATTCCGACTGCAAAAATTGCGTCGAAAAAATCCCCGAAACGATCGAGAAAGTATGTGGCGGCGACAGGATCGCCGCCAGAGTCCAGCTGGACGGGTGTTATTTGAGATATGAAGTTATTGGGTTCCCCGTGGCATCCGCTACGGAATTTTTGTATAAACAGTGTGGGTCGGGTCGGGCTAGTGGGTCCGGGTTTGATTCGCGGTTGGAATCCGCGCTCGAGGAGGTTGAAAaaggggttgggaatgggaaaGGGTATTATGCTGGTGAGTATCAATCGGTTGATGTGTTGGGGCAGTGTGAAGGCGGGTTGGGGAGCGCGGATTGTGAGAAGTGTGTGAAGGCCGCGGCGGAGAAAGGACGGAGTGAGTGTGGGAGTTCGATTTCGGGTCGGGTTTATCTACAGCAGTGTTATGTTAGTTATAAGTATAACCCGAATGGAGTTCCGGGATCAG ggacgggtggtggtggtgggataCAAACAGGGGAGACGGAGACAGGCGGTGGGGGCGGGCAGCACAACACGCAGAAGACGGTGGCGCTTGTTATCGGCGGAATAGCGGGATTGTTTCTGGGGATCGCTTTCTTGCTGGTTTTGAGATCAGCATTTAGGAAGAAGGAGGAGAAACACTCTTCATTTGAAG GTTACCATTGA
- the LOC110914741 gene encoding uncharacterized protein LOC110914741 produces MHSKVMVKAQVQDCDADLDSPFESLVLGLRYLIELGTEKESQRDNKARHDSITKARRVCVSNFAMAVATPTSKGPGQRKTHQIKDVQIQRPRAVLSSPDNDHLIGEMNKKASKQNSTTKTREWRVNLDRVDGENAHRRIRGTTRTFNA; encoded by the exons A TGCATTCTAAGGTGATGGTCAAAGCCCAGGTTCAAGATTGTGACGCAGATCTTGATTCTCCATTTGAATCACTTG TGCTAGGTCTTCGCTATCTAATCGAGCTTGGAACCGAAAAAGAATCACAAAGAGATAATAAAGCCCGTCATGACTCTATTACAAAAGCTAGACGAGTTTGTGTGTCAAATTTTGCGATGGCGGTTGCTACtccaacatcaaaag GGCCGGGACAACGCAAGACTCATCAAATTAAGGATGTTCAAATTCAACGCCCTCGTGCGGTATTATCCAGTCCCG ATAATGACCATTTGATTGGAGAGATGAACAAGAAGGCTTCCAAACAGAATTCTACCACAAAAACACGTGAATGGAGGGTTAATTTGGATCGTGTTGACGGAGAGAATGCACACAGAAGGATTCGTGGCACAACCCGGACATTTAACGCGTAA